The following proteins come from a genomic window of Hymenobacter canadensis:
- a CDS encoding TraB/GumN family protein → MRLFRQTAFAAALLLTAFTASAQKKTAKSTTKAQPAATAAAANSLLWEVSGKGLSAPSYVFGTIHMICPADMQMSEAVKQAVSSSKQVVLEMDMDDPTMAQQAQAGMLMSGGQTLQTLMSPADYAAFGTYLQAKAGLPIDKVGAIKPFFLGSMLMPAVLGCAPASYEASFMKMAQEQKKEVLGLETMQDQLSIFDKIPYAAQSKMLTDMVSKEAEMKQEMQALLALYKTQQVEALRDMSSKSMFGFTEYNGLLLDDRNQRWIAGIEKMAASQSTFFAVGAAHLGGPKGVLALLRQQGYQVKAVQ, encoded by the coding sequence ATGCGCCTGTTTCGTCAAACTGCCTTCGCGGCTGCTCTGTTGCTGACCGCCTTCACCGCTTCGGCCCAGAAGAAAACTGCCAAGTCGACCACCAAAGCCCAGCCTGCTGCCACGGCGGCGGCGGCCAATTCCCTGCTGTGGGAAGTGTCGGGCAAGGGCCTGAGCGCGCCGTCTTACGTGTTCGGCACCATCCACATGATTTGCCCGGCCGATATGCAGATGTCGGAAGCCGTGAAGCAGGCCGTGAGCAGCAGCAAGCAGGTGGTGCTGGAAATGGACATGGACGACCCCACGATGGCCCAGCAGGCCCAGGCCGGCATGCTGATGAGCGGCGGCCAGACCCTGCAGACTCTCATGTCGCCAGCCGACTACGCCGCCTTCGGTACCTACCTGCAGGCCAAAGCCGGCCTGCCCATCGACAAGGTGGGGGCCATCAAGCCGTTTTTTCTGGGCTCGATGCTGATGCCAGCCGTGCTGGGCTGCGCCCCGGCCAGCTATGAGGCCTCGTTTATGAAAATGGCCCAGGAGCAGAAAAAGGAAGTGCTGGGCCTGGAAACCATGCAGGACCAGCTCAGCATCTTCGACAAGATTCCATACGCCGCGCAAAGCAAGATGCTGACGGACATGGTGAGCAAGGAGGCGGAAATGAAGCAGGAAATGCAAGCATTACTGGCTCTCTACAAAACCCAACAGGTGGAAGCCCTACGCGACATGAGCTCGAAAAGCATGTTCGGCTTCACTGAATACAACGGCCTGCTCCTCGATGACCGCAACCAGCGCTGGATTGCCGGCATCGAGAAAATGGCTGCCAGCCAGTCCACGTTTTTCGCGGTAGGCGCGGCCCACCTCGGCGGCCCCAAAGGCGTGCTGGCGCTGCTGCGTCAGCAAGGCTACCAGGTGAAAGCCGTTCAATAG
- a CDS encoding PQQ-dependent sugar dehydrogenase, producing the protein MKHLTFPGPVAALLLLAGCNQGQPATDTPTNTPAQTVATPDSATQPTATAPALPEPYATKSATKRSKVIGWPAGKTPVVPAGFVITEYAGSFNSPRWAYITPNGDVLVAESNTVPTSFKKKVAAKLELDTSKSLKETSANRITLLRDTNKDGKPDVRETFLANLNQPLGMLVLGDYFYVANTDGVVRYAYKPGQTKITGPGQKILELPASGYNNHWTRNLLASADGSKIYVSVGSGSNVGENGMENEQRRANILEINPDGTGEKIYAAGLRNPVGMDWAPGTKTLWTAVNERDELGDDLVPDYLTSVQPGAFYGWPYAYFGPKEDPRRKGERPDLVKKTLVPEVALGPHTASLGLAFYKGQAFPTRYQQGAFVGQHGSWNRSEFTGYKVVFVPFASGKPAGKMEDFVTGFIANAGEKEVYGRPVGVTTMPDGSLLVLDDAGNKVWRVAASKG; encoded by the coding sequence ATGAAACATCTGACTTTCCCGGGGCCGGTAGCGGCCCTGCTGTTGCTGGCTGGCTGCAATCAGGGCCAGCCCGCCACCGATACCCCCACCAACACGCCCGCCCAGACGGTAGCCACGCCGGATTCTGCCACCCAGCCCACTGCCACCGCACCGGCCCTGCCCGAGCCTTACGCCACCAAATCGGCGACCAAGCGCAGCAAGGTGATTGGCTGGCCGGCCGGCAAAACGCCGGTAGTGCCTGCTGGCTTCGTGATTACCGAGTATGCCGGCAGCTTTAACAGCCCGCGCTGGGCCTACATCACGCCCAACGGCGACGTACTGGTAGCCGAGTCCAACACGGTGCCGACTTCCTTCAAGAAGAAAGTAGCCGCCAAGCTGGAGCTGGATACCTCAAAATCCCTGAAGGAAACCAGCGCCAACCGCATCACGCTGTTGCGCGACACCAACAAGGACGGCAAGCCCGACGTGCGCGAAACCTTCCTGGCCAATCTTAACCAGCCGCTGGGCATGCTGGTGCTCGGCGACTATTTCTACGTGGCCAACACCGACGGCGTCGTACGTTACGCCTACAAGCCCGGCCAGACGAAAATCACGGGCCCGGGCCAGAAGATTCTGGAGCTGCCCGCCAGCGGCTACAACAACCACTGGACCCGCAACCTGCTGGCCAGCGCCGACGGCTCGAAAATCTACGTGAGTGTAGGCTCCGGCTCCAACGTGGGCGAAAACGGCATGGAAAACGAGCAGCGCCGCGCCAACATCCTCGAAATTAACCCCGACGGCACGGGCGAGAAAATATACGCCGCCGGCCTGCGTAACCCGGTGGGCATGGACTGGGCCCCCGGCACCAAAACCCTCTGGACGGCCGTCAATGAGCGCGACGAGCTCGGCGACGACCTCGTGCCCGACTACCTCACCAGCGTGCAGCCCGGCGCCTTCTACGGCTGGCCCTACGCGTATTTCGGTCCCAAGGAAGACCCACGCCGCAAGGGCGAGCGGCCTGATCTGGTAAAGAAAACCCTGGTGCCCGAAGTGGCGCTCGGACCGCATACCGCCTCGCTAGGGCTGGCGTTCTACAAAGGCCAGGCCTTCCCGACCCGCTACCAACAGGGCGCTTTCGTGGGCCAGCACGGCTCCTGGAACCGATCGGAGTTTACGGGCTACAAGGTGGTGTTCGTGCCATTTGCCAGCGGCAAGCCCGCCGGCAAGATGGAGGATTTCGTGACCGGCTTCATTGCCAATGCTGGCGAAAAAGAAGTGTACGGCCGCCCCGTTGGCGTCACGACGATGCCCGACGGCTCGCTGCTGGTGCTCGACGACGCCGGCAACAAAGTGTGGCGCGTAGCGGCCAGTAAAGGCTAA
- a CDS encoding acyltransferase family protein — protein MNTSLPAPKQYFPALTGLRAVAALLVFVHHFNPFSAEKFGWTVHTLAAELHIGVTIFFVLSGFLIGYRYLGQERLNLRAYFANRFARIYPLYFLLTTATFVLFYYLGRDTADNLLEQYVLNITFLRGLFQQYLYTGIAQGWSLTTEEMFYVSAPLAFWLVRRSAHWLWALPLLLLAVGVALVLAGRPQPWHGFFDSFDFLLQFVYLGRAAEFFTGVALAWWLRQRGGQLPFRGLTYVGVSGMLACVGMLSLLHGPEEYAFGVMTWPGMFINNIVLPLVGIGPLLWGLVQEDTWLRRLLGSAPLVLLGKSSYAFYLIHMGVFQQLLYEKVGSQALCVLLLYVTSILLYWLLEEPLNRWLRRVLGPPTRPAEAAQKAADVTISA, from the coding sequence ATGAATACTTCGCTACCCGCGCCCAAGCAATATTTTCCGGCCCTGACGGGGCTGCGGGCCGTGGCGGCGCTGCTGGTGTTTGTGCATCACTTCAACCCATTTTCGGCAGAGAAATTCGGTTGGACGGTGCACACGCTGGCGGCCGAGCTGCACATCGGCGTGACCATTTTTTTCGTGCTGAGCGGCTTTCTGATCGGCTACCGGTATCTGGGCCAGGAGCGGCTGAATCTGCGGGCGTACTTCGCCAACCGTTTTGCCCGCATCTACCCGCTGTACTTTCTGCTCACGACGGCCACGTTCGTTCTGTTCTACTACCTGGGGCGCGACACAGCCGACAATCTGCTGGAGCAATACGTGCTCAACATCACGTTTCTGCGGGGCCTGTTTCAGCAGTATCTCTACACGGGCATTGCGCAGGGCTGGTCTTTGACTACCGAGGAAATGTTCTACGTGTCGGCGCCGCTGGCTTTCTGGCTGGTGCGGCGCAGTGCGCACTGGCTGTGGGCGCTGCCACTGCTGCTGCTGGCGGTGGGCGTGGCGCTGGTGCTGGCCGGGCGGCCGCAGCCCTGGCATGGCTTCTTCGATTCCTTCGATTTCCTGCTGCAGTTCGTGTACCTGGGCCGGGCCGCTGAGTTTTTCACGGGCGTGGCGCTGGCCTGGTGGCTGCGGCAGCGCGGCGGGCAGCTACCGTTCCGGGGCCTGACTTACGTGGGAGTATCCGGCATGCTGGCCTGCGTAGGGATGCTGAGTCTGCTGCACGGCCCCGAGGAGTATGCGTTCGGGGTAATGACCTGGCCCGGCATGTTTATTAATAACATCGTGCTGCCGCTGGTGGGCATCGGGCCGCTGCTGTGGGGGCTGGTGCAGGAAGATACGTGGCTGCGCCGCCTGCTGGGCAGCGCTCCGCTGGTGCTGCTGGGCAAAAGCTCCTACGCCTTCTACCTGATCCATATGGGCGTGTTTCAGCAGTTGCTATATGAGAAGGTGGGCAGCCAGGCGCTGTGCGTGCTGCTGCTGTATGTGACGTCCATTCTGCTGTACTGGCTGCTGGAAGAGCCGCTCAACCGCTGGCTGCGGCGGGTGCTGGGGCCGCCCACCCGCCCGGCTGAAGCCGCCCAAAAGGCAGCCGACGTAACTATATCAGCGTAA
- a CDS encoding alpha/beta hydrolase, producing the protein MNLRLLLLPLLLLAFSSMAQPAGSPARLEQLGEVTSRFVQPRRVSVWLPPGYEQGRRYPVLYMHDGQNLFEPATSYSGTAWEIDSVLTQLIGAKQARACIVVGVWNTDRRFREYAPAKPYAAMPEARRARLAQERPGTPLSDDYLKFLVQELKPRIDSQYHTSPRRQDTFVAGSSMGGLISLYAALEYPQVFGGAACLSTHWPLSLKESTPDFTTAMLAYLQPRLTGRLRPRLYFDYGTTTLDAWYEPHQQRVDSLLRATRYPRRSWLTRKYAGAAHNEAAWQQRVAVPLRFLLSR; encoded by the coding sequence ATGAATCTGCGACTATTACTGCTGCCGCTGCTGCTGCTGGCGTTTTCCTCTATGGCCCAGCCTGCCGGTTCGCCGGCCCGGCTGGAGCAGCTCGGCGAAGTAACTTCCCGGTTCGTGCAGCCCCGGCGCGTGAGCGTGTGGCTGCCGCCCGGCTACGAGCAGGGCCGCCGCTACCCCGTGCTGTACATGCACGACGGCCAGAACCTGTTTGAGCCCGCTACTTCTTATAGCGGCACCGCCTGGGAAATAGACAGCGTGCTCACGCAGCTGATTGGGGCCAAGCAGGCGCGGGCTTGCATTGTGGTGGGCGTCTGGAACACCGACCGCCGCTTCCGCGAGTACGCCCCGGCCAAGCCCTACGCCGCCATGCCCGAAGCCCGCCGCGCCCGGCTGGCCCAGGAGCGCCCCGGCACGCCGCTCTCCGACGACTACCTGAAATTTCTGGTGCAGGAGCTGAAGCCGCGCATCGATAGCCAGTACCACACCAGCCCACGGCGGCAGGATACGTTTGTGGCCGGCAGCAGCATGGGCGGGCTGATTTCGCTGTATGCGGCGCTGGAGTACCCGCAGGTGTTCGGGGGTGCGGCCTGCCTCTCCACGCACTGGCCCCTGAGCCTCAAGGAAAGCACGCCCGACTTCACCACGGCCATGCTGGCCTACCTGCAGCCCCGCCTCACCGGCCGGCTCCGCCCGCGCCTCTACTTCGACTACGGCACCACTACCCTCGATGCCTGGTATGAGCCCCATCAGCAGCGCGTGGATAGCCTGCTGCGGGCCACGCGCTACCCACGTCGGAGCTGGCTGACCCGCAAGTACGCCGGGGCCGCCCACAACGAAGCCGCCTGGCAGCAGCGGGTGGCCGTGCCGCTCCGGTTTCTGCTGAGCCGGTAG
- a CDS encoding phosphosulfolactate synthase, protein MNYHLSQLPERTAKPREQGFTMVMDKGLSVREVEDFLEVGAPYTDIVKLGWATSFVTPNLKRKLAAYKEAGIPVYFGGTLFEAFIIRNQFDDYRRLLEEYGMEYAEVSDGSIDLVHDKKLEYIRTLAQDVQVLSEVGSKDAEKIIPPYKWISQMKTELEAGAVKVIGEAREAGNVGLFRSTGEVRSGLVEEILTQIPFEKILWEAPQKAQQVWFIKLLGPNVNLGNIAPNEIVSLETIRLGLRGDTFTDFLDMDNVDEMFKPEVKPIGRPGTSMPRG, encoded by the coding sequence ATGAACTACCACCTCTCACAACTTCCTGAGCGCACTGCCAAACCCCGCGAGCAAGGCTTTACCATGGTCATGGACAAAGGCCTGAGTGTGCGCGAGGTAGAAGACTTTCTGGAAGTGGGCGCGCCCTACACCGACATCGTGAAGCTGGGCTGGGCCACGTCCTTCGTGACGCCCAACCTGAAGCGCAAGCTGGCCGCCTATAAGGAGGCCGGTATTCCGGTGTATTTCGGGGGCACGCTGTTTGAGGCCTTCATCATCCGCAACCAGTTCGACGACTACCGCCGCCTGCTGGAGGAGTATGGCATGGAGTACGCCGAGGTATCGGACGGCTCGATTGACTTGGTGCACGACAAAAAGCTGGAATACATCCGCACGCTGGCCCAGGACGTGCAGGTGCTGAGCGAAGTAGGCTCCAAGGATGCCGAGAAGATCATTCCGCCCTACAAGTGGATTTCGCAGATGAAAACGGAGCTGGAAGCCGGTGCCGTGAAGGTAATCGGGGAGGCCCGCGAGGCTGGCAACGTAGGTTTGTTCCGCAGCACCGGCGAGGTGCGCTCGGGCCTGGTAGAGGAAATCCTGACCCAGATTCCGTTTGAGAAAATTCTGTGGGAAGCCCCGCAGAAAGCGCAGCAGGTGTGGTTTATCAAGCTGCTGGGCCCCAACGTGAACCTGGGCAACATTGCGCCAAACGAAATCGTGAGCCTGGAAACCATCCGCCTGGGTTTGCGCGGCGACACGTTCACCGACTTCCTCGACATGGACAACGTGGACGAGATGTTCAAGCCTGAGGTAAAGCCAATCGGCCGCCCCGGTACCTCGATGCCGCGCGGCTAA
- a CDS encoding tetratricopeptide repeat protein yields the protein MNENYEDRDEVLDTVRRFERMVAQNEPVFFDLADFENIIDHYTTNTQYDKALQACEAAIAQYPFSTELLIDRSQVLAMKGEYLEASSQIENVAHLDPDNPDVAVTRGIIATQKGEFAEAVAFFLQAAERAPDRDDIFFNLGLAYQSWQKFKSAAKYYKKSLRINADNDVAVQELLYCLEVSERLEENLPFFQRFTDDDPYSAIAWYNLGQAYFRLEQLDKAVAAFEYAILVDGKFLEAHAYLASVYISQERYREAIAEFELSYEEGQPTPEALCNIGECHEKLREWDAARRFYQKSIDLEPEMDEAWFGIGVIMNEQERYLEATHFFRKAVGIYAESVEYWLALAAAEYQVGNVVSALEAYEKAAEVAPDSKDVWLSWSIILYEQGDFQGAIDLMRNAVEVQPLEAELHYRLCAYQLAAGRFREAYETLENALVLDFDKHRLLFEYFPELESQQALARLIDQYRK from the coding sequence ATGAATGAAAATTATGAGGACCGGGATGAAGTACTGGACACCGTGCGCCGTTTCGAGCGGATGGTGGCCCAGAACGAGCCCGTCTTTTTCGACCTGGCTGATTTTGAGAACATCATCGACCATTACACCACCAACACGCAGTACGACAAGGCCTTGCAGGCCTGTGAGGCTGCCATTGCCCAATACCCGTTCAGCACCGAACTCCTGATTGACCGCTCGCAGGTGCTGGCCATGAAAGGCGAATACCTGGAGGCCAGCAGCCAGATTGAGAATGTAGCCCACCTCGACCCCGACAACCCGGACGTGGCGGTAACGCGCGGCATTATCGCCACCCAAAAGGGCGAATTTGCGGAGGCCGTAGCCTTTTTCCTGCAAGCGGCTGAGCGTGCTCCCGACCGCGACGACATCTTCTTCAACCTGGGGCTGGCTTACCAGAGCTGGCAGAAGTTCAAGAGTGCCGCCAAGTACTACAAGAAGAGCCTGCGCATCAACGCCGACAACGACGTGGCGGTGCAGGAACTGCTGTATTGCCTGGAGGTGAGCGAGCGGCTGGAGGAAAACCTGCCGTTTTTCCAGCGCTTCACCGACGACGACCCATATTCGGCCATTGCTTGGTACAACCTGGGCCAGGCATATTTCCGGCTGGAGCAGCTGGACAAGGCGGTTGCGGCCTTTGAATATGCCATTCTTGTGGATGGCAAGTTTCTGGAGGCGCATGCGTATCTGGCCAGCGTATACATCAGCCAGGAGCGCTACCGCGAAGCCATTGCGGAGTTTGAGCTGAGCTACGAGGAAGGCCAGCCCACGCCGGAGGCGCTGTGCAACATCGGCGAATGCCACGAGAAGCTGCGCGAGTGGGATGCGGCCCGCCGGTTCTACCAGAAATCCATTGATCTGGAGCCAGAGATGGACGAGGCTTGGTTTGGCATCGGCGTCATCATGAACGAGCAGGAGCGCTACCTGGAAGCCACGCACTTCTTCCGGAAAGCCGTGGGCATCTACGCCGAAAGCGTGGAATACTGGCTGGCCCTGGCGGCCGCCGAATACCAGGTCGGCAACGTGGTAAGTGCGCTGGAAGCCTACGAAAAGGCCGCCGAAGTGGCCCCCGACAGCAAGGATGTATGGCTGAGCTGGAGCATTATCCTCTACGAGCAGGGTGATTTCCAGGGGGCCATCGACCTGATGCGCAATGCCGTGGAGGTGCAGCCGCTGGAAGCCGAGCTGCACTACCGGCTGTGCGCTTACCAGCTGGCCGCCGGCCGTTTCCGCGAAGCCTACGAAACGCTGGAAAACGCGCTGGTGCTGGATTTCGACAAGCACCGGCTGCTGTTTGAGTACTTTCCGGAGCTGGAGTCGCAGCAGGCCCTGGCCCGCCTGATTGATCAGTATCGGAAGTAG
- a CDS encoding NAD-dependent epimerase/dehydratase family protein, translating into MKNSMIFVTGGSGLVGSFLIPALVARGVRVRALYRQQVPEIAGTESVEWVEGDLRDTTLLNTALEGVTHVFHCAGLVSYAPQDEEALLQVNVEGTAAVVDACLRQPGVRLCQVSSVAALGGGATETSVLPGSQPQVLDENTKWDLGAEHGAYATSKYLAELEVWRGVAEGLLAVIVCPSVILGPADWKRSSTRLFRYAWQQHRFYTPGSVNFVDVRDVVASMLYLTLDTQLTAERYVLSAGSLPLQEFLARAAACFGRRPPTVAVPDWAAEGIWRLEHLRSLLTGARPLITKDTARAGRRPLLYRAEKVQRATGLALRPLQETIAWCCAELQTRQQQAREPAAGN; encoded by the coding sequence TTGAAGAACTCCATGATTTTCGTGACCGGCGGCAGCGGCCTTGTGGGAAGTTTTCTGATTCCGGCGCTGGTGGCCCGCGGCGTGCGGGTGCGGGCCCTATATCGGCAGCAAGTGCCCGAAATAGCGGGCACCGAATCTGTGGAATGGGTGGAAGGGGACTTGCGGGACACCACGTTGCTGAACACTGCGCTGGAAGGCGTAACGCACGTATTTCACTGCGCCGGTTTGGTATCGTATGCCCCGCAGGACGAAGAGGCGCTGCTCCAGGTGAACGTGGAAGGCACGGCCGCCGTGGTAGATGCCTGCCTGCGCCAACCGGGGGTGCGGCTCTGCCAAGTGTCGTCGGTGGCGGCGCTGGGCGGCGGCGCGACGGAAACGAGCGTGCTGCCCGGCAGCCAGCCCCAGGTGCTTGATGAAAATACCAAATGGGACCTGGGCGCTGAGCACGGAGCGTATGCTACGTCTAAATATCTGGCGGAGCTGGAAGTGTGGCGTGGCGTAGCGGAAGGCCTGCTGGCCGTAATCGTGTGTCCGTCCGTGATATTGGGGCCGGCTGACTGGAAGCGGAGCAGCACGCGGCTGTTTCGGTACGCCTGGCAGCAGCACCGGTTCTACACGCCGGGCAGCGTGAATTTTGTGGATGTGCGCGACGTAGTGGCCAGTATGCTCTACCTCACGCTCGATACCCAACTGACGGCGGAGCGCTACGTGCTGAGCGCCGGCAGCCTGCCGCTGCAGGAGTTTCTGGCCCGCGCCGCTGCCTGCTTTGGGCGCCGCCCGCCCACCGTAGCCGTGCCCGACTGGGCGGCGGAGGGCATCTGGCGGCTGGAGCACCTTCGGTCCCTGCTTACCGGTGCCCGGCCGCTCATCACCAAAGATACTGCCCGGGCTGGCCGCCGCCCCCTCTTGTATCGCGCAGAAAAAGTGCAGCGCGCCACGGGCCTGGCCCTGAGGCCGCTGCAGGAAACTATAGCGTGGTGCTGCGCCGAGCTGCAAACCCGCCAGCAACAGGCCCGGGAGCCAGCCGCCGGGAACTAG
- a CDS encoding tyrosine-protein phosphatase has protein sequence MHSHLLPGLDDGAENLDQSLELLRELRALGYRKLIMTPHIMGDFYKNTPEGIRGALRALRQAASTAGLGDVELECAAEYYLDEWFGPRLERGDEMLTFGGDKRYILVETSYINEPLNFAETIFQLQSHNYQPVIAHPERYTYFYGRFDDLVKVRETGALLQVNLNSLAGYYSAGAKRVAEKLIDAGLVDMVGTDAHNLKHTATLREKVLPTEYMRKLLALPLLNNTL, from the coding sequence ATGCACTCCCACTTGCTCCCTGGCCTCGACGATGGCGCCGAGAATCTGGATCAGTCGCTGGAGCTGCTGCGGGAGTTGAGGGCCCTTGGGTACCGCAAGCTTATCATGACGCCCCATATCATGGGCGACTTCTACAAGAACACGCCCGAAGGTATCCGAGGAGCACTACGGGCGCTGCGGCAGGCCGCGAGTACGGCCGGGTTGGGAGACGTAGAACTGGAGTGTGCGGCCGAGTATTACCTCGATGAGTGGTTTGGGCCCCGGCTGGAGCGTGGTGACGAAATGTTGACTTTTGGTGGCGACAAGCGCTACATACTGGTAGAAACCAGCTACATCAACGAGCCGCTTAACTTTGCTGAAACCATTTTTCAGTTGCAAAGCCATAACTACCAGCCCGTGATAGCCCACCCGGAGCGGTATACATATTTTTATGGGCGGTTCGACGATTTGGTGAAGGTGCGCGAAACCGGCGCTTTGCTGCAGGTAAACCTGAACTCGCTGGCCGGCTACTATTCGGCGGGTGCTAAGCGGGTGGCCGAAAAGCTCATTGATGCTGGGCTGGTTGACATGGTAGGCACCGACGCGCACAACCTCAAGCACACGGCTACGCTGCGCGAGAAGGTGCTGCCGACCGAATATATGCGCAAACTACTGGCGCTGCCACTGCTCAACAATACGCTGTAA
- a CDS encoding polysaccharide biosynthesis tyrosine autokinase, giving the protein MAVNENAELENLIRNATGGVSALSVESEPADEGGGLDFDTLLMVVRRSLLWLLLLIGLGLTGSWLFLRYTKPVYKSSSLLKIDEKTEAGALGLGGAMKEAEGRQSLNKLSGEVELIKSNIIYRRLRDSLDLDVNYYAEGTVLENELYGASPFRVQYGGNIIYNTKFNLRFTGPQQVHISYQKAGQEQGGDYSLNQPVNLDGMILSILPNGSIAATELERNYYFTINDEGAINAYLDKNLLVEIVNPDANTIQISFLDFNPSKARAIVNKIDTVYLQEKIAQKQTATAQTLKFLDQQLSENRQSLAQAEENLQDFARRNKTYDVRGTIGEITGRLEKQQEERLKLSEKIRLLNEVAALAERGTITSREGLTVEESIPALVTLENSQLSQQLAELNDLQWNLRRLSRSYKETTEAVQQQREALDYVKGNLRRTLRQSQDLLKSELAALDRQGNLFNSELQTLPQKATELARLNRPLELYEKSYLMLMDKKVEFNISKAGTTPDFQILSPASMPGAPISPIKLMVYAIGLASGIVLGLALMATRYFMHNTVTNVRELERVTNSSVLGVIPTYDKEKMSVSKLVVDKNPKSAISESIRSIRTNLDFISSAKKKRLISVTSTISGEGKTFVSVNLGGIIALSEQRVVILDLDMRKPKVNLAFGAENVKGVSTILIDKHSIEECIQHTSIPTLDFISAGPTPPNPSELILSAKFDELLADLHQIYDVILIDTPPVGLVTDGILIMRKADIPIYIVRANYSKKAFLKNINKLARANNFTRLSVILNDATASGLYGYGYGYGYGYGYGQGYYEETKPADGKLARLRKRFS; this is encoded by the coding sequence ATGGCCGTTAACGAAAATGCTGAACTGGAGAATCTGATCCGAAACGCTACAGGCGGAGTAAGCGCCTTGTCTGTAGAGTCAGAGCCTGCAGACGAAGGTGGTGGATTAGATTTTGACACACTATTGATGGTAGTGCGTCGCAGTCTATTATGGCTATTACTACTTATTGGACTCGGCCTAACCGGGTCTTGGCTATTTCTGCGCTACACGAAGCCGGTTTATAAATCCTCCTCCCTGTTGAAAATTGATGAGAAGACGGAAGCAGGTGCCCTAGGTTTGGGTGGTGCCATGAAGGAAGCCGAAGGGCGACAAAGTCTGAATAAGCTGTCAGGTGAGGTAGAGCTGATTAAATCCAATATTATCTACCGCCGTTTACGCGACTCTCTGGACCTAGATGTCAACTACTACGCTGAGGGGACCGTTCTGGAAAATGAACTGTATGGTGCATCACCATTCCGGGTTCAATACGGAGGTAATATCATATATAATACCAAATTCAATCTGCGCTTTACGGGGCCGCAACAGGTTCATATTTCATACCAGAAGGCCGGCCAGGAGCAAGGGGGTGATTATTCTTTGAACCAACCGGTGAATCTGGATGGAATGATATTGAGCATCTTGCCTAATGGCAGTATAGCTGCAACAGAACTGGAGCGGAATTACTATTTTACCATTAATGATGAAGGAGCCATCAATGCTTATTTAGATAAGAATCTACTGGTCGAAATTGTGAATCCGGATGCCAATACCATCCAGATTTCTTTTCTGGATTTCAACCCTTCCAAGGCCCGGGCTATTGTCAATAAAATTGACACGGTGTATTTGCAGGAGAAGATTGCGCAGAAACAGACAGCCACTGCCCAAACACTCAAATTCTTAGACCAGCAACTCTCGGAAAATCGGCAAAGCCTAGCGCAGGCAGAAGAAAATCTTCAGGATTTTGCCCGTAGGAATAAAACATATGATGTCCGGGGTACCATAGGAGAAATTACAGGTCGCCTGGAAAAGCAGCAGGAAGAGCGGCTGAAACTGTCGGAAAAAATCCGTCTGCTCAATGAGGTTGCGGCGCTAGCGGAACGTGGGACAATAACCTCCCGGGAGGGCCTAACCGTTGAGGAGAGCATTCCGGCGCTAGTTACGTTGGAAAACAGCCAGCTTTCGCAGCAATTGGCCGAGCTAAACGATTTGCAGTGGAACCTGCGCCGCCTTTCACGCTCCTACAAGGAAACTACTGAAGCTGTACAGCAGCAGCGGGAAGCCCTCGACTACGTGAAAGGCAATCTGCGCCGCACTTTGCGTCAGAGCCAGGACCTGCTTAAAAGTGAACTGGCCGCCTTAGACCGGCAGGGTAACCTGTTCAATTCTGAACTGCAGACGCTGCCGCAAAAGGCTACTGAACTTGCCCGCCTGAATCGTCCACTGGAGCTGTATGAGAAATCATACTTAATGCTGATGGATAAGAAAGTAGAGTTCAATATTTCAAAAGCCGGTACTACACCTGACTTTCAAATTTTGTCGCCCGCCAGTATGCCTGGGGCACCTATTTCTCCTATCAAGCTAATGGTATATGCCATTGGCCTAGCAAGTGGTATTGTTTTAGGATTAGCGCTGATGGCGACGCGTTATTTCATGCACAACACGGTGACGAATGTGCGCGAGTTGGAGCGGGTTACTAACTCATCCGTGTTGGGAGTTATTCCGACGTACGATAAAGAGAAAATGAGCGTGTCGAAGCTGGTGGTGGATAAGAATCCTAAGTCAGCTATTTCTGAGTCCATTCGCTCTATTCGGACGAATCTGGATTTTATCAGTTCCGCGAAGAAAAAGCGGCTGATTTCGGTTACTTCTACTATCTCCGGGGAAGGCAAAACCTTTGTTTCTGTAAATCTGGGGGGAATTATAGCGCTGTCTGAGCAGCGGGTGGTGATTCTGGATCTGGACATGCGCAAGCCCAAGGTGAACCTGGCGTTTGGCGCAGAAAACGTGAAGGGGGTCAGCACCATTCTCATCGATAAGCATTCGATAGAAGAATGTATCCAGCATACTTCTATTCCGACGCTGGATTTCATTTCGGCTGGCCCAACGCCTCCTAACCCTTCGGAGCTGATTCTGAGCGCTAAGTTCGACGAGTTGCTGGCTGACTTACACCAGATATATGATGTCATTCTCATTGATACGCCACCGGTGGGGTTGGTGACGGACGGTATTCTGATTATGCGTAAGGCCGATATTCCGATTTATATCGTCCGGGCTAACTATTCTAAGAAGGCCTTCCTGAAAAATATCAATAAGCTGGCCCGGGCGAATAATTTTACCCGGTTGAGCGTCATTCTCAATGACGCCACAGCTAGCGGCCTGTATGGCTATGGTTACGGCTATGGCTACGGCTACGGTTACGGCCAAGGGTACTACGAAGAAACCAAGCCGGCTGACGGCAAGCTGGCGCGTCTGCGTAAGCGTTTTTCTTAA